From the genome of Fusarium oxysporum f. sp. lycopersici 4287 chromosome 3, whole genome shotgun sequence, one region includes:
- a CDS encoding phosphatidylinositol phospholipase C, gamma-1, with translation MVNIMKEAFGSRLVTETLEDSYDKLPSPSELMERVLIKVKKPQIKQEPPASNFHGRRRGNSLNSPLTRSVTDAAMLMPSQSLPQSLMRSPSPSCRRPVRKTRVNTITQGGVQDRASRSASDNDSGGERNSRKTSTKIVKELGDLGVYCFGVNYVGFDTAEAKQYNHIFSMESSFAKNFRAKEQKIAVDLHNLRYMMRVYPDRTRITSNNFDPLLYWRRGIQMVALNWQTFDLGMQINRAMFDGGQDFLGYVLKPAELRDIQVLPYNPELPGGKKERSVVSFTSAVISAQRLMRPASLPANKAMNPYVEVEVFHASDKREKRNESTLPRDLDPPQKFRTNIVRENGFNPMFDGHFKFKVTKKQPDLVIVRWSVKLSNDGENYDDRPAVATYTAKLSNLKQGYRTLPLLNDAGDQYLFSKLFCKIKVDSIEKMMIDAPCRALDGSRIKGLGGKAFS, from the coding sequence ATGGTCAACATTATGAAGGAGGCCTTCGGCTCTCGACTGGTCACCGAGACGTTGGAAGACTCCTATGACAAGCTGCCTTCACCCTCTGAGCTCATGGAACGCGTCctcatcaaggtcaagaagccgCAGATCAAGCAGGAGCCTCCTGCCAGCAATTTTCACGGCCGCCGACGAGGCAACAGCCTCAACTCACCACTGACTCGTTCCGTGACTGATGCCGCCATGTTGATGCCTTCGCAGTCGCTTCCTCAGAGCCTCATGCGTAGCCCTAGCCCTTCTTGTCGTCGACCGGTGAGAAAGACTCGTGTCAACACAATTACTCAAGGCGGGGTGCAAGATAGAGCGAGTAGAAGCGCCAGCGACAATGACAGCGGCGGGGAGCGAAACTCACGAAAGACGTCTACCAAGATTGTTAAAGAGCTTGGTGATCTTGGCGTCTACTGTTTTGGTGTCAATTATGTTGGCTTTGACACTGCCGAGGCGAAGCAATATAACCACATCTTCTCCATGGAGTCGAGCTTTGCCAAGAACTTTCGCGCCAAGGAACAGAAGATAGCAGTCGACCTCCACAACCTGCGCTACATGATGCGAGTTTACCCTGATCGCACCCGAATCACCTCCAACAACTTTGATCCCCTCCTGTACTGGCGCCGCGGAATCCAGATGGTTGCGCTCAACTGGCAGACCTTCGACTTGGGTATGCAGATCAACCGCGCCATGTTTGACGGTGGCCAGGACTTCTTGGGCTACGTGCTTAAACCTGCGGAGCTACGGGACATCCAAGTGCTCCCATACAACCCCGAACTTCCTGGGGGCAAGAAGGAGCGCAGTGTTGTTTCATTCACCAGCGCTGTCATCTCGGCACAACGGCTTATGCGCCCGGCCAGCCTCCCCGCCAACAAGGCGATGAACCCGTAcgtcgaggtcgaggtcTTCCACGCCAGTGATAAACGGGAGAAGAGGAATGAGTCAACATTGCCTCGAGATCTTGACCCCCCGCAAAAGTTCCGGACAAATATCGTACGAGAGAACGGCTTCAACCCAATGTTTGATGGCCACTTCAAGTTCAAAGTCACGAAGAAACAACCCGATCTGGTCATTGTCCGATGGTCTGTCAAACTCTCTAACGATGGCGAGAACTACGATGACAGACCGGCAGTGGCCACCTACACTGCTAAGCTTAGCAACCTCAAGCAAGGCTACCGCACCTTACCTCTTCTCAACGATGCTGGTGACCAGTATCTTTTCTCAAAGCTCTTCTGCAAGATCAAGGTTGATTCGattgagaagatgatgatcgACGCACCCTGCCGCGCCCTAGATGGTAGCAGGATAAAGGGCCTGGGCGGAAAGGCCTTTAGCTGA